tgctgaaggcggagaagtcttttacactttggaagcttagaactattgctaggaatggctacacaatgattgcttgagttgttgttgaattcctagctccaggggcctttttatagctcctagaaagtctatctcgagggtccaaggcgcctccaacaaggtttaaggcgcctccaactcgatctgcggataaaactttatccgcagtgcaaacggtcaaactggactgctcaaggcgccttaaacaatcattcaaggcgccttcaatgtgttcaaggcgccttcaaggttactgctacagtaatttctgctacagtaatttcagcctcttttgtcttcttttcttctcctctttagcttccgaagctccgttcttttgggtgattgcgaccaaccggaatagggctcacccgaacccaattcccggccttctcctcgagcagccttccgtcccggcttaacgtccctcgaacgccgcgcacgctcttcacgcccaccggagtactcttccgcagctctctcgtccttcggacgcaccgagcccgtcggctcccttcccgtgccgtccttctcgtcttctgctcgacttcctgtgttcctaagctcctgcacactcagacacagggatcaaacacagcaggacctaaccaacttggttgatcacatcaaaactaccacggggtccaacaatctccccctttttgatgtgcatcaacccaagttcaagttagggttaaaatagacataaaaagtaattttaaagaaaaaattactaaactaacaagttaagcatatttttttgcaattagtaaaattgcaacactttttataataacagaaatttcaaaattttctaactccccctaaacttgtatttttctctccccctttgatcacagcaaaaatggggttaaaaaattacctaagttaagtgaaatgtatagaatttaaaaaaattctaattcaaaaacgaatttttccaaacaaaaaaattctaagtcaaatttttgaattttcaaaaaaaattttctaagtcaatatgaatttttccaaaaaaaatttctaagttaaatttttgaattttaaaaaaaattctaagtcaataaaaaaattctaagtcaataaaaaaatttctaagtcaaatttaaatttttgaattttcacaatctgactttttaaaaatttaaaaagatttaagaacttttaaagcattatttaattctagtttaatgctttttcagaaagttaattaaacatttttttttcaatattttagcttccaggtcgtggcgaggcactaggccttcttggttattggagcaacaaccacttccttagacaaagcttccataaagaatttcaatatttaattttctcactgtaagcttttaatttttgaaaaattaattaagcacagattttggaacccaatagaggttcctacctacagggttattcagatacttagggggtacataatttttgggtatcCTTCTAAGCtggccctgatggtttctaatataccagttcaattttccataaactttaatttttgaatttggaaatctatttaaacatgtattatttcttaatttctcaatttctaattttagatttttattttcagatttcaaatttttattttctttttctaattgatctaattctttagataaagctttaataaactcaaaagactgtttagagtttagggcacgtaccttacttacctcatcttgcgatgctcccccttcatcattgctttctccttctgatgttcctccccttcatctatgctcatttcgagctagacgtttcttctaggcGATGGTTGGCCATCGCTAGTCCCAGAATTCTTGATGTCGACTCGGAGGATGATGAATCGACCAAGTAGCcttggttcttgtgcttggaggattcgggtttcttgtgatttttcctttctttctcctttctctttaatttcggtcatccttgatgtgcccttcttcgattgtagcaatgaaccgtcctttttctttgttgatgcctctttttctgcggtctaaatttattagaattaaaaaacttattgaaccgttttaccagtagtgctgcttcggattcatcgcccgaggcttcggagtcagaaccgattacttttgcctttagagctatgttctgaccggtcttctctactccatttggctctgaaactcgagattcgtgaagtttaaaagtcgaaaataactgttctaacgtacttacctcgaggtccttagagatatagtatgcatctactaaggaggcccactctggagttctcgggaaggcattgagtgcgtaccggatagagtcccggttggttacctcttctccaaggttcgttagttgcattatcagctccttgattctcgcttggagttgcgctaccttctcgccttggttcatccggaggttcgtcaactggttccggaggatgtcgcgctttgctagcttcgcttcggaggtaccttcatgaagctccaggaatttttcccagagatctttcgcggagtcatagcttccgatccggtttacctcctgcggcggcagaacgctgagtaggtggaactcagcctttccgttggcgacgaaatccgcttgctcctttttgctccacgtgttttcttctttgtctttaggagctgcaaaatcatatttcatagtaattaaaatatcaaagtctgttttaaaaaatacctccattttgcgcttccatgttgcgaagtctccgtcgaacttcgggggatgaatgttcgctccggccatcgttttgatcgtagtgcttcagttggcggttagtccttctgaggcaacttggctctgataccacttgttggtgcagcggaggccggcaagaggggagtgaattgctgaaaacacaaaataaaaataccctcctcgaatttcaactcaattaatgcaatagtaaataagtaaaggcagaaataaaattaaactaagcaaggaaatagaaattaagtagaaaacaggatttaacctggttacaaccaaggaggttgttaatccagggcagtaagaaaaagctcagtagaaaaatctcctttgctgaaggcggagaagccttttacactttggaagcttagaactattgctaggaatggctacacaatgattgcttgagttgttgttgaattcctagctccaggggcctttttatagctcctagaaagtctatctcgagggtccaaggcgcctccaacaaggtttaaggcgcctccaactcaatctgcggataaaactttatccgcagcataaacggtcaaactggactgctcaaggcgccttaaacaatcattcaaggcgccttcaatgtgttcaaggcgccttcaatgtgtttaaggcgccttcaatgtgtttaaggcgccttcaattttCCTtctgctccgttcttttgggtgattgcgaccaaccggaatagggctcacccgaacccaattcccggccttctcctcgagtagccttccgtcccggcttaacgtccctcgaacgccgcgcacgctcttcacgcccaccggagtactcttccgcagctctctcgtccttcggacgcaccgagcccgtcggctcccttcccgtgccgtccttctcgctagctgcgtcttccgctcgacttcctgtgttcctaagctcctgcacactcagacacagggatcaaacacagcaggacctaaccaacttggttgatcacatcaaaactaccacggggtccaacagtcgaccgacgacccttggccgtgccattactcactaggactttccacccgtggcagtggatttttgtcttccccaggattcgaactctagacctacaggctaagtagtagagtttatgaatcctggtagccaagtgagcggcttGGCTATcagaattcataaactctactacttagcctggaggtctagagttcgaatcctggggaagacaaaaatccactgccaggggtggaaagtcctagtgagtaacggcacggccaagggtcgtcggtcgacgatattagaggtcgtcaaatgggccgacgacataaggggccgccagcgGGCCGCCGCAAGGggcacccaagaggccaaagggccgggtcgttacaccttGGACTAGCATCACAGACTGTGAATCAAGTAAAAAAGAGACGGTGTTAGTATTGTGTTCGTGTTTATTTCATTTCTACTATATACTTTTCAAAAACTGTGAAAAAGCGACATATGTTAGTCACCCCCTATTGATGTAACTCCCACATAGTAGTGCAAATATTTCATATAAAGGTGCTATTATCAATAGGTCTTAAATCGATTTTTAATGGATACAAAATGTCCTATTGGTTGTCTCAATCTTTCGTTACAtacatcattattattattattattattattattattattattattattattattattatcggaTGAAATTATTATGATTTCCCTCCTTTCCAAATAATGGAAGGTGATTTTGAAGGAGCGCGTTTGACGATTTCACTTAGGCTATGTTTGTTGAGAGATAATCAACCTTATAATgcaatcaagattacattacaataTTGATTACTTTATTTGATACAGTTTTAAAAGTTGTAAtgtaatctaaattataaaagataataaaattttgtaatatgaattacaagaTCAACAACATATAATCTAATTACATTTCAAACTCaatatttaactaaaatttaaatgttaaatataTTCCTAGTCTATTTACTGCATCAACTGATCGCAACGTTGTAGTTGTCGTCACCGCCTCCGTGCACCGACACCGCCGTCCGCCGACCACCGCCGACAGAGATCGcaagatatttttattattttataataatataaattatattccttataaataataatagacatcaaataaaaaaatataactatCGTTATAATTAAAGATTATAGGCATAGTATATAATTCTATCACTAatgtaatattaattatattataaatttaattatattactaACTTGATCGACACGTGACAGTATATGAGAACAAATTTCAAtatcaatataaaaaaattacatatTTTGTAATTAAAAGAGAATTAATTGGGCGTGGCCCAATTAAATCATTGGGCCGAGGACGCCTTTTAAGTTCTCACATGAACAGCCATGCGTTACAGAATCCGTCCGAAATGGCAGAGTCGCGTAAGCCCAGTATCTCAGCGGCGGCGCCATCCCCAAAGCCTAGGCCGCAGCCCACGCCGATCCCTGGCGCCGAGGATCCGGCGGGGTGGAAGGGGGCTCGTTATCCGAACCCGCCGGACTCCGTGAACCCCGACGTCACGACGCTGAGGGATCAGTGGCGCTTTGCCATACGGCAGTACAGCCGGTGGTACTCCCAGGCCTGGGGCACCGCCATCCTCGCCGGCGTTTCATTCTTTGCACTCGGATGGCTGATCAAGGGATCCAATCCCCTCCCTTCGCGGGGCACCGATCACACCGGAGAAAAGCCGTCGCAAGCCGCGACCAGCACCGAAAAGTGAGGTATTTTACATTCTTCGTAGGGTTTCTGTTTTTGGTGTGGCCGTTGATTTAGGGATTATATtactttttaaaaagaaaattatgttTTTGTAGAATTTGAGGGACCAAATTGATAGGAAAGCATAAACCAATGAAGTTAATGCTGGAATTGAGTTCATGCGATCATGAATTCACAAAGGAATCTCCTTTCTTTTAGATGTCAAACTATGTTTCTTTCGAAAATATTGTTGATAGCTCTGTGATGTTAGAAGCATGACAAGTAGTGAATGAATTATCTTGACTAAGTTTACAAGTAGTTTTACTTTTCCTCATAAATTATCCCTCATGGGTAACGGGATAATCTATGAACCACTAGTGATAGAATAAATGGACATAAACCAATATTTGATAAATGAAATCATGCAATAGTAGCAGAGTTTTTGGGCTCAACTGAGATGAAACTGGATCTTTTTTCCAGTTTTAATTTTAGGTCAATTTTTCACACGATTGGAACCTTCAAGAAGATAATTATAGTGAAGAATGGTGAGTGGGTTCAGATGTTAGGAGAACGACGTGTGGTGGATTAATTATCTAAAACTATGTGAACAGGCGAGTGTGCTTTGTATCTCCTCAGTTGTATTCTTAAATTAGTTGTAGTATCAGATGCCTAAGTACTAAAAATCAAAAGGATTAGTCGCTTAAATCCACAATTGGAATCTGTTAGTTAAATAGAGGTTAATATATTACATAACCCAATCTTGCAGTCATTATTGTCATGCTTAAAAACAATTGAGGAAGTGTGTAAAATAGTATCAGCAGAGGAATTCGGGCACAAAGACAAACACTTTGGATCACCTCTTGCAATTTCCATTCAGTCAAGTTCTATCCCATTGCTTTCTAATATGTGGTTAATCTGTGAAACTAACTGTTCTTATGTTCTTACCCTTATAAGGTGCAAAATACAGAGGAGCCTTTCAATTATATAGCTTTCAGTGGTGGTTTCTATGTACACTAATTTTAGCCCTctgttatattttatatattcttCTATGGCTTTGGCTATCATTTACTGATCAGGTTTGGATTATAAGTTCGGCTTATTTTATCAATGTGATTAAACTTACACTTTGTAAACCATGTATTTAATATTTGCGCCTTTTCTGTAAGGATTTTATTGTCATGATCTTCTCCTTTCTATCGAGGACTGGCACTAGCGCAAGCTGCAAGAAGGTTGGTTTTGCGTGCAAAAAATAAAGGCAGAGGAGGCCCAACAACGCCGCAATTTCTGAGAAATTATGTAAATATGCCTAGTCCTCTTTTGAATACTTGAGCTTGCAGCATCGTAATTGGATTGCGTGTACGGTACAAGTTTGCTAGTTGCTTTTGCTATTAGAAGTCTCAGAAATAATCTTTCGGAAATTGTTGGCGCAACGACGGGCTGGTGAGGGCGCTGcatctgaaaataaaaataaaactttttccTTCTTTCCAACCAAAATTAGTAGCAATATCACAAttgaaataaattgaaatgaacaactaattaaaaaagaaaagagataAACGAATTTAATTTGGTTATaatttaggtggttgttaatctaagacggtTGTAAAGTTTTACTAAAAATGCTCTTTTTatgtaggcggagaagcttcttatactctttgaaaagttcagaaaatctttaaaaaatgatTACAGTAGTTAGTTCTAAAGTTGTTGTATCTTTCTTAAATCTAGGGGTTCTTTTATAGTCTCTGTAAAATCTTATCTAttgcttgagggcgcctctagtGAGGCaacggataaagctttatctgcTGCCAAATAGCTACTAAGACTAGGTCGAAGGTATCCTCAATAAGCATGGAGGGCACCTCTCATAccttatggagggtgcctcccatcTATTATGGAGAGCGCTTTCCATATTTATGGAGGGCGTCCTCTGCCTGCAGCATATAAATAACTTCAACCTTCTTTTGGATCTTTCGttgctccgttcgcttgggtgattgcggtcaatCGAAATAGGATTCATCTGAAcacaattttcggccttctccttgagtaggttttcgttccggcttctcgtccctcgaacgtcgcgtacattcttctcatctaccggtgtactcttccgtagcttttTCGTCCATCGGATACACCGAGTCCATCGACTCCTTTTTCGTATCATctttttcgctagctgcgtctttcgctcaattttctgtgctcctaaactcctatacacttagacacaaagattaaaatcaaataggACCcaatttaacttggttgatcacatcaaaataatcacaaGATGCAACAAAAATATGACGTGTGGATTCTATTGTGTTGAGCAACAGATGTTCATGAGTTCACCTGAAAACTTGTGTATGGTGACTCTATCGTCTACTTCGGTGTATCTTAAACCCTACAAAAGTCATTACCAGAGAGCTGTGCTAAGATTTCAGATTCCATTAAATCGAGTTTCTAAAAGATGAAAATTTACAATTAAACCTAATATAGTAATATGGAGGCTAAATGCTAATACATCAATTTGACACACTGGCTTATAAGCATTTCCATTTCAAGTGTAGAGGATTAAAGAAACAAAGTTCCATCAGCAAAAAGGTAACTTGAATTCACTAGTCCTTTATAAGCTCAACAATTAGCTCATTCCAAGTATCGATTGCACCAGGCAAGCACCAGTGCAAGCAGTCATTCTGAACTTTCTTGTTTTTATCGTCGCCAAATGGATGGAACGTCCTGTAAGGTCCTGGATGCGCATCAGGTCGCAACAATGAAAGTTTGAAAGTGTCAAGGAGTTTCAGCTTTGCCCCATTTGCTCTTCCTATTGCCTTGGTGAACTCCTCCAACTCAATGTTCTGCATGGCACGGTCCAAATCTGTACCAGTGTATTCCCCAACCTTATACGGTGTGGTCCTGTTGCAAACTCCACCACTGGACCATCTGCCAAACTCAAAATGGTCTGGCGTCCATGTGCGATATATGACGGTCGGTTTATGCTCTGAAGTGTTGATAAAGTGGAATAAAGAGTTGAGGGTTTTCTTGTAGACATACTGAACACCAAGTTCTGATAAATTTAGTTTCGGGCAATAGTGGCAACCGATAACTGCGTTATTCTCCACATAAATTGCAGCTTTCAAAAACCATTGCCCACCGGATATTACCACATAGTCAAAGCTGTTATACTGGCTTGTCCATGTTTCATCAAGTGTGTCAGCATGGAGCTTACTCTCAGATGTTGCCACACCGTTGTCATCTTCAAAAGTCTCGGCCTTAAGGAGGAAAGGGCTCCAGATGAGCGAGAGCGTGAAGTTGTGCGAGGGGAAATGCCATCTCCTTGATCTGTATTGATCATCATGAAAAACCAGAACAGGTTCTTCCACCTGAGTTGCAATAATTTGATCAGTCGACGAGGAGACATATGTTTATCAACTCAGTTTActgggaaaaaaaaaatagaaaagagaaGTCATGTTATGCCCTCAAAACTCAACTATGTCCAGTAATTACAGCCAATTAGTATCCTGATACTTATGTAATAAATTCCAGAAACAATAACTGTAAGATTTATGACCTGGATTAACATATAAATAGCTCCACCCTGGACAAATTCTTTACACAACGGATTTATGGACTGCCTAAAAGATTCAAAACGGatgaaaaggaaaagaaacagAGAACCAAGTCCTGGCAACAATTTAAAccagaaaataaaacaatacgAGAAACCACCAGATGACTACCAGCATCATGTTGCAAACAAGTTAGTAATTAGGACAATATAACTAGCAAAGCATGCACCATTTAAACGGTTAGTTATAgcatatagaatcaagaaaagtTGGCAGTAAGACAATAACTTTATAAGATTATCAGCACCAAAGGCCAGAAAAAAATATGCACCTATTTTGGAATGTGAAAGgttcacaagaaataccacagaCCATTCTTGTTGGCACAGGCTACAGACTTATCGTCTAAGAATTTAATTGCATAATCAAAcaccaaaaaattaaattatagttTGAGGCCGAATGTTACATAGAGAACTCCACAATGATAGAAACACTTAGTGGCTTCACTTTCTTTATAGAACTTCATTCCTGTAAAATTTTCTCAAATACTGAATTTTctgcacaaacttgaagaaaatgaTGTCTTTTATTATACAAAGGTGACATAGCTTTAAGTAAATCTTGTTCTGAAAAAGGTTGTTCAATCCATTTGAAGTTGATAAAGTTCAAATACAAACtagttaaagaaactaaactCTCAGCTTCAGGTTATCTAGTGCGGAAAATGTTTGCTAGATAGCTGATGAAAGTTGATTGCTTTCACAAAGACCAGCAAAACTTGCAGTTTCATCAATAAACTCAGAGAAAGATCAATTTGGAAAAAGTCAAAATTCATTAATAATGGTTAACCTTAAGTCTGCATAGAAAATACAAAATCCTAATACAAGAAAAGAAAGGATAAGACAGCATGCAAGTGATGAAGTTCATACGACATTTACACTGCAAATACAGCCAATGAATTTGCAAGAGTAGCTTGTTTAGTAAGATGTAAATACTGTAAAGAAATTAGCAGTAAAATACAAAGATTTTTATGAAATAATCCCAAAATAATGGAAATTGATTTTACCTCCATTAATATTCAAATAGACTAAAACAATATAGATGCAAAAGATAATTATTTGAGGCATATGCTAAACACCACAAATTCAATTTGCTGTCATGCTTACTCTTAAGGTATAAGCCAAAAATATGCTTCCACAATGTCATGTTAAGATAGTGCCTCCTCTTAGGGCACACTCTATTTGcccaaaacaaatgtttaaaaaattgaaatgaaTAAAAATTGAAGAAAACAAGAGGgcttttagtattttattttgcCTGTGTCCATTCTGCAGAGGCATTGCATTGGTTTAAATAGAGAGAAATGTTATTGTTGGCTGGCCATCCCAATGTTAACTTGGTGCTCAGGTTTTATTTTCGTGCAACTGCATTTTAGTTACATGGTAAGTTATTAATTCAGATCAAGACTTTCTAACGAGCCAAAATTTGTTAGATTCAGATCAAAATAAGGGTAAGTTATCCTGCAGCACTCCACCAGGTGCATGTTAGGATGAAGCCTCTTAGATCACTACTCGTTCATTTTCCCAAAAGAATAAACTAGAAAAAATTTCAGAGAAATAAAGAATAGAATTGCATTGCATTGCTTTAAATACAGAACAATATTGATGTTGAATAGTAATCCCAAGGTCAAATTTGTCCTTCAATTTTTCATTAAGTCTGTTTAACTGCATTTTCCGGTGAATGGCATGCTACAAATCTCTAATCAAAGCTTTTAAAAGAGATTAGAAAATTGCTTTAAAAACAAAGAGATGCTCAAATTTAAATAGCATTATGTGATGTTAACACTGTTCTCTCAAGACTTTTACCTATTCTTAAGAAATAAGCAATAAAACAAAAGAGATGGACTTGGACAGCCCATGGAAGCACAAGTTTGCTCAGATAACCTACACAATACCAACCTTCATCCAAGACAAGGTAAGGTGAGACTAACAAAATCATCAAGATAAGAATTAGGATCCAATTTTCTTCACTTTCTCCATTTAAATAGTTTTGCAATGTTGTCTAACAGAATTATACAGAAACTTTACGATACTTGCCAATGAGTAAAAAATTGATATGTCTGAAGCTTATGACCCTAAAGTTTACCTTGGAAAGGAGACAAAGCAATGACTGTGCATGGTTACGAAAAATTGAGTCGCCAATTAGTGCCAAACATTTGTTTTGCATACCACCCAGAAATTTCTTAGCACTGAATGGAGGAACATCACACCCATGTGGCTTCCATCTCCAGAATAGATATCCTGTATCTGGACGCCCATTCACCATGCAATTCTGAGGAGATTCAATAAACCTGCAGCTTTCATTGGTATATGTTGGTCCAGTAGGATTTGGGATCCATTCTCCAGTAAAGAGATCACACTTATCTGCATCAGGTATGGTGCATCTTCTAGTCAATTATAGCTCACTAAATTTTCAAAGATTGCACTAATATAatgggaaaagaaaaagaaactataAAAACAGTGGCTATTAATTAGAACACTATACAAATAAACAATGTTTCAATATTCAGACTCCTTTCCGCAGTCGAATTGTTCTTACTCATTCTCTATCAACTAAATCTATGCAGAGTTGATCTAACATCCGTATCCAATTAATTTCGCTTCATCACCAGAAGTCTAATTAATAAGATTCACCTAATAAGCTCAATTACTAGTTGTTAgcaaatcaaacttagctgatCAGCAGGTAAAAGTAAGATTTATCTCTCTTGTTAACTTAGGAACACTACCTTTTGAAACCTGGTCCTCTGTGACTGCTTCTGGAACTGGAATTGAAGACTTGTCTGTTGAAGCTGATACTGAAAATATACAGTAATATCAAGTATCATATAACATAGGAAGAGGAAAAAAAACAGTTGGACCAAATAACAAGTCATCCATAATAGAATACAGTTGCTGATAAGTTTTTGTGGGTGAAGTTGCACAGACAAATTTCATACAAACAAAGCTATAATTTGAATAAACGAGCCTATATTCTCAGGAGAGGACTATGCTCTTGTAGAATTTATTGGGGTGTTTTTATGGAATTAAATATTTTCATTTAGTAGTTGATGCTGATGATAAAGCACAATACCGGATCTAGCCACCAAGAAGCTATCAAATGATTATCCTCAGTAAAGTGAAATGTGATCATTTATGAACAAGTGTTCTTGAAGATCTTTGTCTTCGCTCTCCTAAACATTaatccaatctataaataagaacCCCACCAATGTAATTCAACAAACTAAACAGAATTCAGGAGAATATAGATATGTGTCATCATCATGAAAACCAAAATTAAAGATCTTCGTTCTCAAATTTTCTAATCAAGACAGGCTAAAAGATCCGAAAAAATGATAAGACTGACAATGATTAAAGTTCAGACCTTTCCACCGTAAAA
This genomic stretch from Zingiber officinale cultivar Zhangliang chromosome 7A, Zo_v1.1, whole genome shotgun sequence harbors:
- the LOC122000771 gene encoding protein trichome birefringence-like 26 produces the protein MGSDWGQCQQLQRKSKQFLVKFLGLALLVGLSSRLLFSGSPMFTPASELPSESIAERSDSTAGVSEEAYKVSASTDKSSIPVPEAVTEDQVSKDKCDLFTGEWIPNPTGPTYTNESCRFIESPQNCMVNGRPDTGYLFWRWKPHGCDVPPFSAKKFLGGMQNKCLALIGDSIFRNHAQSLLCLLSKVEEPVLVFHDDQYRSRRWHFPSHNFTLSLIWSPFLLKAETFEDDNGVATSESKLHADTLDETWTSQYNSFDYVVISGGQWFLKAAIYVENNAVIGCHYCPKLNLSELGVQYVYKKTLNSLFHFINTSEHKPTVIYRTWTPDHFEFGRWSSGGVCNRTTPYKVGEYTGTDLDRAMQNIELEEFTKAIGRANGAKLKLLDTFKLSLLRPDAHPGPYRTFHPFGDDKNKKVQNDCLHWCLPGAIDTWNELIVELIKD